A window of Elgaria multicarinata webbii isolate HBS135686 ecotype San Diego chromosome 2, rElgMul1.1.pri, whole genome shotgun sequence contains these coding sequences:
- the SGPP1 gene encoding sphingosine-1-phosphate phosphatase 1, with translation MSLFSSLQDPEKVATFQRLCGVRLGSGSFAQAPGQPGAVLANGVCPAAHADGGGGGGGRRRFQGASEVDEKGDAGDSDGTKKNGGFSGESQEKPQEKPKPDSWGWRKQPRRNSLTEESVCQEFSVSNPFLYYMFTLGTELGNELFYFLFFPFCFWNVNAWLGRRLIIIWVSVMYLGQCTKDVIRWPRPASPPVVKLEVFYNSEYSMPSTHAMSGTALPIVLFLFSYELWQYPFMYGLILSICWCSLVCFSRVYMGMHSILDVIAGVFFALLILAVFLPTVDLIDSFNLTCKYAPLIIISLHLALGIFSFTLDNWSTSRGDTAQILGCGAGVACGSHVMHMLNLTPDVSPEMLPLLLPPLTVTFFGKTMLRLLIGEVILFLAKAGMKKVTIPLACKIFSIPCDDIRQARQRMEVELPYRYFTYGTVGFSLSFLVPALFHIMGLS, from the exons ATGTCCCTGTTCAGCTCCTTGCAAGATCCGGAGAAAGTTGCCACTTTCCAGCGGCTCTGCGGCGTGCGTTTGGGGTCCGGCTCCTTTGCTCAGGCGCCGGGCCAGCCGGGCGCCGTGTTGGCCAACGGGGTCTGCCCGGCCGCCCACgcggatggcggcggcggcggcggcgggcgacGCCGGTTCCAAGGTGCCTCTGAGGTGGACGAGAAGGGCGACGCGGGGGACTCGGACGGCACGAAGAAGAACGGGGGGTTCTCTGGAGAATCCCAGGAAAAGCCCCAGGAGAAACCAAAGCCGGACAGCTGGGGTTGGAGAAAGCAGCCTCGTCGCAATTCTCTGACGGAAGAGTCTGTATGCCAGGAGTTCTCAGTCAGCAACCCCTTCCTCTATTACATGTTCACTCTGGGCACAGAGCTGGGCAACGAACTCTTCTATTTCCTCTTTTTCCCTTTCTGCTTCTGGAATGTGAATGCTTGGCTGGGCAGGAGGCTCATCATCATTTGGGTTTCGGTCATGTACCTGGGTCAGTGTACCAAGGATGTTATCCGATGGCCAAGGCCTGCTTCCCCACCGGTGGTGAAACTGGAGGTTTTCTACAACTCCGAATACAGCATGCCCTCTACCCATGCCATGTCAGGCACTGCCCTCCCGATAGTGCTATTTTTGTTCAGCTATGAACTGTGGCAG TATCCTTTTATGTATGGACTGATTCTTAGCATCTGCTGGTGTTCTCTGGTTTGTTTTAGTCGAGTATATATGGGAATGCATTCAATTCTG GATGTTATCGCTGGAGTTTTTTTTGCCCTTCTTATCTTGGCAGTCTTTCTTCCAACTGTGGACCTAATTGACAGCTTCAACTTAACCTGCAAGTATGCGCCACTAATTATCATCAGTCTTCACCTTGCCTTGGGGATTTTCTCCTTCACTTTAGACAACTGGAGCACATCACGAGGGGACACAGCCCAAATCCTGGGTTGTGGTGCTGGAGTTGCATGTGGCTCTCATGTTATGCATATGCTGAATCTAACGCCAGATGTTTCACCAGAGATGCTTCCGCTACTGCTACCCCCACTCACAGTGACTTTCTTTGGAAAAACCATGTTGCGGCTACTGATTGGAGAGGTGATTCTGTTTCTAGCAAAAGCAGGCATGAAGAAGGTCACAATCCCTCTAGCCTGCAAAATCTTCTCCATACCTTGTGATGATATTCGACAAGCCCGGCAACGCATGGAGGTTGAACTGCCTTATCGCTATTTTACATATGGAACGGTGGGATTTTCACTGAGTTTCTTGGTTCCTGCCCTGTTTCACATAATGGGACTGTCCTGA